From one Paenibacillus sp. FSL K6-1330 genomic stretch:
- a CDS encoding DUF4855 domain-containing protein, with the protein MKRNRRQGIAAAIAVWIVLLWLPTAEAAQDQPELRNLAAGIGYTWSEQPEPSYGDAGNKLTDGKYGSTIFTDSAWTGHLRKSTRSVIFDLGEKKSIARIQAHFLQDSSVGIAYPNTVSMYASNDGSQWGTLAHIPSREVRWADVPPSTQGYIWDGNEDGLAQHHPNATMAYAQYVKVTFTTDVFVFLDEIEIWGTDGKMNKAKQVSADRLAYQESGKATGGMRNLVLLNNGNGPGRADTWTKDNLMPYVSYVNGQGEPVDWLFDGVLFQSEQSPSGQDFTKGTATFGDWKGYLDKMFTDQGDLQHLNEAVTEAGRKLGEQGHKVNVVLMMPNPGDTVSDFGDVDGDGVTENFNSSVIGVEAASANKQKAVTWWMQQIKQRWKEEKYPNLKLNGIYWGGKSISMTDLNEAKIIQGTSKQVHEKGVNFYWIPTFQGNRNYDWKALGFDAALLEPGAYASAVPQRVEDAAGLAKQYQMGIELEFDEQMNTDTDKQARYVDLLNGGIDYGYMNQAFMAFDQGNTASLLQSAESSDPLVRQNYDLMAQFVTGTYAKPRPCSKQPEDPVASDATQFVVKCGTEITVAHKYNDQSDMWIVFDRFGANKLEGLKEWRLAENTGTTVNPDMSRPSTLLQADVSDWIGPYVVRANANGNGNPWDFTGGNHNYDGGSTSSHTGRTDSFRVWADGMEVADGTVTASVYTKIVVVSLIQAYNTKEADGSGRPVLRETVTYEISGGHVQVHNEIEALEDITFDTYYGLQSVNGAWNDTVRYFAGDQEVASSPANRYSDSGTKAVNPNVDSYQLSSTDQGGFQHKLRVRLDRQYGLGALANLADHMPVIFTQEYGKTYFLQIKGMTPELKQGEKFAWQGSYEFYAEN; encoded by the coding sequence ATGAAACGAAACAGGCGACAAGGGATTGCTGCAGCTATTGCAGTATGGATAGTACTGTTATGGCTGCCGACAGCCGAAGCGGCCCAAGATCAGCCTGAATTGCGAAACCTCGCTGCAGGTATCGGGTACACATGGTCGGAGCAGCCGGAACCAAGCTATGGGGATGCGGGGAATAAGTTAACGGACGGGAAGTACGGTTCGACGATCTTCACGGATTCGGCATGGACAGGACATCTCCGCAAGTCCACGCGCAGCGTCATCTTCGACCTAGGGGAGAAGAAATCGATCGCTCGGATTCAGGCGCATTTCCTCCAAGATTCTTCGGTCGGTATTGCCTATCCGAACACGGTATCCATGTATGCGTCCAACGATGGCTCACAGTGGGGAACCCTCGCGCACATCCCTAGCCGCGAAGTGAGATGGGCAGATGTTCCTCCGAGCACCCAAGGCTATATCTGGGACGGCAATGAGGATGGATTAGCTCAGCATCACCCCAATGCGACAATGGCCTATGCCCAATATGTCAAAGTCACATTTACCACCGATGTGTTCGTATTTTTGGATGAGATCGAGATCTGGGGCACGGATGGCAAAATGAACAAAGCCAAGCAGGTATCTGCGGATCGGCTTGCTTATCAGGAATCGGGGAAGGCAACTGGTGGCATGCGTAATCTCGTGCTGTTGAATAACGGGAACGGTCCGGGTAGGGCTGATACCTGGACGAAAGACAACCTTATGCCATACGTGAGTTATGTCAATGGACAAGGTGAGCCGGTGGATTGGTTGTTCGACGGGGTGCTGTTCCAGAGCGAGCAATCGCCGAGTGGACAGGATTTCACGAAGGGAACCGCTACCTTCGGCGATTGGAAGGGGTATTTAGACAAGATGTTCACGGATCAGGGCGATCTGCAGCATTTGAATGAAGCGGTAACTGAAGCGGGGCGAAAGCTGGGAGAACAAGGTCATAAGGTGAACGTTGTGCTCATGATGCCAAACCCAGGTGATACCGTGTCGGATTTCGGGGATGTGGATGGCGATGGCGTGACTGAGAATTTTAATTCTTCCGTTATCGGAGTCGAAGCGGCTTCCGCCAATAAGCAAAAGGCGGTTACCTGGTGGATGCAGCAGATCAAGCAACGGTGGAAAGAAGAGAAGTACCCGAATCTGAAGCTGAACGGCATATATTGGGGCGGTAAAAGCATCAGTATGACCGATCTGAACGAAGCGAAAATAATCCAAGGAACGAGCAAGCAAGTGCATGAGAAGGGTGTGAACTTCTACTGGATTCCAACCTTCCAAGGTAACCGGAATTATGACTGGAAGGCTTTAGGATTTGACGCCGCGCTGCTGGAGCCGGGTGCTTACGCTTCCGCTGTTCCGCAGCGCGTAGAGGATGCCGCAGGTTTAGCGAAGCAATATCAGATGGGAATCGAGCTGGAGTTCGATGAACAGATGAATACCGACACCGATAAGCAGGCGCGATATGTCGATTTGCTGAACGGAGGCATTGACTATGGCTATATGAACCAAGCATTTATGGCATTCGATCAAGGCAATACGGCATCCTTGCTTCAGAGTGCCGAGTCTAGCGACCCCTTGGTTCGTCAGAATTATGACCTCATGGCTCAGTTCGTGACAGGGACGTATGCGAAGCCAAGACCTTGCTCCAAGCAGCCAGAAGACCCCGTGGCTTCGGATGCGACGCAATTCGTGGTGAAATGCGGCACTGAAATTACGGTCGCCCATAAATACAATGACCAAAGCGATATGTGGATCGTATTCGATCGTTTTGGTGCGAATAAGTTGGAAGGGCTCAAGGAATGGCGACTGGCCGAGAATACGGGAACGACGGTGAATCCGGATATGTCTCGACCATCGACGCTTCTTCAGGCGGATGTATCGGACTGGATCGGGCCTTACGTGGTGAGAGCGAATGCGAACGGCAACGGCAATCCGTGGGATTTCACAGGGGGCAACCACAACTACGATGGCGGCAGCACCAGCTCGCATACAGGAAGGACGGATTCGTTCCGCGTGTGGGCGGACGGTATGGAAGTAGCGGATGGTACCGTGACGGCGAGTGTTTATACCAAGATCGTAGTGGTCAGTCTGATCCAAGCCTATAACACGAAAGAGGCGGATGGTTCTGGAAGACCCGTGCTTAGGGAGACTGTCACGTACGAGATCTCGGGCGGTCATGTACAGGTCCATAATGAAATCGAGGCGCTGGAAGACATCACGTTCGATACGTATTACGGACTTCAGTCGGTGAATGGCGCATGGAACGATACGGTTCGCTACTTCGCAGGCGATCAGGAAGTTGCTTCAAGCCCTGCGAATAGATACAGCGATTCAGGCACGAAAGCCGTGAATCCGAATGTCGACAGCTATCAACTCAGCTCAACCGATCAGGGAGGATTCCAGCACAAACTGCGTGTAAGGTTGGATCGGCAATATGGTTTAGGGGCTTTAGCGAATCTCGCTGACCATATGCCTGTCATCTTTACGCAGGAATACGGAAAGACCTATTTCTTGCAGATCAAAGGGATGACACCGGAACTGAAACAAGGAGAGAAGTTCGCATGGCAGGGCAGCTATGAATTCTATGCCGAGAACTGA
- a CDS encoding class I SAM-dependent methyltransferase, with product MVIEEIYGKQAEAYESMVSRQPDLSEIIHGIRSYEGLDVLDLGAGSGRLSMLLARDARSLICTDISEPMLNILDDKLSEAYHSRNWTTVVADHRSLPVDSSSVDLIVSGWSISYLADSSQEQWSDNLGRVMDELQRVLRPGGTILILETMGTGTETPNPPDFLTGYYAQLEHRYEFSHQWIRTDYVFDTVEEALQNTGFFFGEELTNKIQANQWSTVPECAGIWWKHV from the coding sequence ATGGTTATTGAAGAAATATACGGAAAACAGGCAGAAGCCTATGAGTCGATGGTTAGCAGACAGCCCGATTTATCCGAAATCATTCATGGAATCAGGTCATATGAGGGGCTGGATGTACTTGATTTGGGGGCAGGATCTGGCCGGTTATCTATGCTGCTTGCCCGTGATGCCAGATCCTTGATTTGTACCGATATATCCGAGCCGATGCTGAATATTTTAGATGACAAATTATCTGAAGCGTATCATTCGCGTAATTGGACTACCGTAGTCGCTGATCATCGCAGCCTGCCGGTTGATTCCTCAAGTGTAGATCTGATCGTATCGGGTTGGAGTATTAGTTATCTCGCTGATTCAAGCCAAGAACAATGGAGTGACAATCTCGGACGTGTCATGGATGAACTGCAGCGAGTTTTGAGACCAGGCGGGACGATCTTAATTCTGGAAACGATGGGAACGGGCACGGAGACACCGAATCCTCCGGATTTCCTGACCGGCTATTACGCTCAATTGGAGCATCGATACGAATTTAGCCATCAGTGGATTCGAACGGATTATGTGTTTGATACAGTAGAAGAGGCACTGCAAAACACGGGATTCTTTTTCGGTGAAGAGTTAACGAACAAGATCCAGGCGAACCAATGGTCAACGGTGCCGGAGTGCGCCGGGATCTGGTGGAAGCATGTTTAA
- a CDS encoding alpha/beta hydrolase, with amino-acid sequence MKRFKSDNGQKLVYESYDRLMAGWTVPYEQHKVSTSYGMTHVITAGSSDLPPLLLLHGTGDNVAMMWIYNVSELSRNFYIIAVDNIGGSGKSEPNDRYAHNFNQAKWLDEVLEAMNVDATYIAGVSYGAYLAYHYAIVRPDRIRKIVCLAGGIAGSQSELMIKMMRAFLPEALFPSERSVRTLLRKLCGAHADAFENNPELMQHWFYLLKYFNNRSMMKHTITIHSSADIQAIRSKSLFVIGEQDLLSYYPKAVARLETNGMRYRIVKDAGHAINHEVPELVHEEIIGFCWEA; translated from the coding sequence TTGAAGCGTTTTAAAAGCGATAATGGACAAAAGCTCGTCTATGAATCCTATGATCGCCTGATGGCGGGATGGACGGTACCTTACGAGCAGCATAAAGTATCCACCTCGTACGGGATGACTCACGTAATAACGGCAGGTTCATCGGACCTCCCCCCGCTGCTGTTATTGCATGGAACGGGCGACAACGTCGCCATGATGTGGATTTATAACGTGTCGGAGTTATCCCGCAATTTCTATATCATCGCCGTGGATAATATCGGAGGTTCGGGGAAAAGCGAGCCGAATGACCGGTATGCGCATAACTTTAATCAGGCAAAATGGTTGGACGAGGTCCTGGAGGCGATGAATGTTGACGCAACCTATATCGCCGGTGTATCCTATGGAGCTTATCTGGCCTATCATTACGCTATTGTCAGACCGGATCGGATAAGAAAGATTGTATGCTTGGCTGGCGGCATTGCCGGAAGTCAATCTGAACTGATGATCAAAATGATGCGGGCTTTTCTGCCGGAAGCACTGTTCCCTTCAGAACGGAGTGTGCGTACACTGCTTCGCAAGCTGTGCGGTGCCCATGCAGATGCATTCGAGAACAACCCGGAGCTTATGCAGCACTGGTTCTACCTGTTGAAGTACTTCAACAATCGCTCCATGATGAAGCATACCATTACGATCCATTCGTCTGCCGACATTCAGGCTATTCGCAGCAAGTCCTTGTTTGTTATCGGCGAGCAAGATTTGCTTAGCTATTATCCGAAGGCGGTTGCCAGACTGGAGACAAATGGGATGCGTTACCGCATCGTTAAGGACGCTGGCCATGCGATCAATCATGAGGTGCCGGAGCTCGTTCATGAAGAGATAATAGGCTTTTGCTGGGAAGCTTGA
- a CDS encoding HAD family hydrolase, translated as MTLKAIIFDLDETLTDRRAAINSFIERLIARYFPDSDVNTQFMIAKRFKEADHNGYRDKHEVYEMLVEHLQWVNPPMANEYLTFFREAIPLCIQPMDQLSPMLHELKSMGLKLGIITNGTVQVQEGKIRQLGIREYFDSIVISEEAGVKKPDPRIYMRALDLLNVLPSETWFVGDHPHNDIIGAAQSGIKPIWFTRDGNWDYSEEVKPYRTIHRLEELIRIYNEHYES; from the coding sequence ATGACGTTAAAAGCGATAATCTTTGATCTGGATGAGACACTAACGGACAGAAGGGCGGCGATTAACTCGTTCATTGAGCGATTGATTGCCAGGTATTTCCCGGACTCTGATGTAAACACTCAGTTCATGATAGCCAAGCGATTCAAGGAAGCGGATCATAACGGCTACCGGGATAAGCATGAAGTGTATGAGATGCTGGTCGAGCATCTTCAGTGGGTGAATCCGCCTATGGCTAATGAATACTTAACATTTTTCAGGGAAGCAATCCCGCTTTGTATCCAGCCGATGGATCAGCTGTCTCCCATGTTGCACGAGTTGAAGTCTATGGGACTTAAGCTTGGCATCATTACCAATGGAACCGTCCAAGTACAAGAAGGGAAGATCCGTCAACTGGGCATACGCGAGTATTTTGATTCCATCGTGATTTCCGAAGAGGCGGGCGTTAAAAAACCCGATCCAAGGATCTATATGAGGGCTTTAGATCTGCTTAATGTTCTGCCATCAGAGACGTGGTTCGTCGGCGACCACCCGCATAACGATATCATCGGAGCAGCGCAAAGCGGTATCAAACCCATATGGTTTACGCGAGATGGCAACTGGGACTACTCCGAAGAAGTAAAGCCATATCGGACCATACATAGGCTGGAAGAATTGATTCGTATTTATAATGAACATTATGAAAGCTAG
- a CDS encoding NUDIX domain-containing protein: MGMSDYYKDLREKIGDQLIFMPSVAGIIRNDQDFILFGRKHHEDLWGLVAGAIELGESPAEAMTREAKEETGLDILPERIIGVYGGKERRYTYSNGHQVEYLTIVFECRFISGELDRENDEFAELMFFPEDQLPPMAIKYPEHIFTKANGERAHF; this comes from the coding sequence ATGGGAATGTCAGATTACTACAAGGATCTAAGAGAAAAGATCGGAGACCAGCTAATATTTATGCCGTCCGTTGCCGGCATTATCCGCAATGATCAGGATTTTATTTTATTTGGAAGAAAGCATCATGAAGATTTATGGGGACTTGTGGCCGGTGCCATCGAGCTGGGAGAATCCCCGGCAGAGGCGATGACTCGCGAAGCGAAAGAAGAGACTGGGCTTGATATCTTACCCGAACGAATCATTGGGGTATATGGTGGAAAAGAACGCCGATATACGTACAGCAACGGACATCAAGTGGAGTACCTTACGATTGTGTTCGAGTGCCGCTTCATTTCGGGTGAGTTGGATCGTGAGAATGACGAGTTCGCGGAACTCATGTTCTTTCCAGAGGATCAACTTCCGCCCATGGCAATAAAATATCCGGAGCATATTTTCACCAAAGCCAATGGAGAGCGGGCTCATTTCTGA
- a CDS encoding NUDIX hydrolase encodes MSWRSKYPYGGIVFNQNQQVLMRSPSGHWGGYVWTFAKGGAELSDSSPEETATREVLEETGYKCSIIAAIPGEYESDTCVTKYFLMSPEGWSAHYDEETQEIKWVGVEQAFEMIEMTSTPKGRQRDTDALISAIHSMRALIIENRF; translated from the coding sequence TTGAGCTGGAGATCCAAGTATCCTTATGGAGGCATCGTGTTCAATCAGAATCAACAGGTCCTAATGAGAAGTCCGAGTGGCCATTGGGGTGGCTATGTTTGGACCTTCGCCAAAGGCGGTGCTGAATTAAGCGATAGCTCCCCGGAAGAAACCGCAACCCGGGAAGTGTTAGAGGAGACAGGTTATAAATGCAGCATTATCGCGGCCATTCCGGGTGAATATGAATCGGATACATGCGTGACGAAATACTTTTTGATGAGTCCGGAAGGATGGAGTGCTCATTATGATGAGGAAACGCAGGAAATCAAGTGGGTTGGCGTGGAGCAGGCCTTTGAAATGATAGAAATGACATCAACCCCAAAAGGTAGACAACGCGATACAGATGCATTAATCAGTGCGATACATTCGATGAGGGCATTGATCATAGAGAACAGATTCTAG
- a CDS encoding YfiT family bacillithiol transferase, whose amino-acid sequence MISIRFPLGSFEPKVEPTLEERQRFIQQIPSIVPTLRQIIMKCPLSQLHMPYREEGWSIQQIVHHLADNDMNAYLRFKRALTEEEPVANSYREDLWAELTDYTEVPIENSLTLLETLHFRFLILLKDLQPEDFKRTMRTQVLGSITLDIALQRFVWHNQHHIAQITSILNRENAKLHKE is encoded by the coding sequence GTGATCAGCATCCGTTTTCCCCTGGGTTCCTTTGAGCCAAAGGTGGAGCCGACATTGGAGGAGAGACAGAGGTTTATACAACAGATACCTTCAATCGTACCGACGCTCCGGCAAATCATAATGAAATGTCCCCTTTCCCAGCTGCATATGCCTTATCGTGAAGAGGGGTGGAGTATTCAGCAAATTGTGCACCATCTGGCTGATAACGATATGAACGCATATCTGCGATTTAAACGTGCATTGACCGAGGAGGAGCCGGTGGCAAACTCGTACCGGGAGGATTTATGGGCAGAACTGACTGATTACACGGAGGTTCCCATTGAGAACTCGCTTACGCTTCTGGAAACACTTCATTTTCGTTTTCTAATACTGCTGAAGGACTTACAGCCCGAGGATTTCAAAAGAACCATGAGAACCCAAGTGCTCGGCAGCATTACCCTGGATATCGCGCTGCAGCGATTTGTGTGGCACAACCAGCATCATATCGCGCAGATTACATCCATATTGAACCGTGAAAACGCGAAGTTACATAAGGAGTGA
- a CDS encoding NUDIX hydrolase, which produces MTENGIVLVVSVTLVQGDQVLIIQENKPSVRDTWNFPGGRIEPGEAVFEAAIREVKEETGYDVQLTGTTGVYPFISSLNHPVIMFHFTGKVVGGSLQLGAGEIKDSRWVMLPDILADDSMNFRDVEVMRQIVENLKNGVQHSLALFHPSLRLTSGSSHIHNS; this is translated from the coding sequence ATGACGGAAAATGGAATTGTACTTGTGGTCAGCGTTACCCTTGTTCAAGGGGATCAAGTGCTCATCATCCAGGAAAATAAACCTTCGGTGCGGGATACCTGGAACTTCCCTGGCGGGCGCATCGAGCCTGGGGAAGCTGTGTTTGAGGCGGCTATAAGAGAAGTGAAGGAAGAGACGGGATATGATGTCCAATTGACAGGCACTACAGGCGTGTATCCATTTATCAGCAGTTTGAATCACCCTGTCATCATGTTTCATTTTACCGGAAAAGTGGTGGGAGGCTCGCTTCAATTGGGAGCTGGCGAGATTAAGGATAGCCGGTGGGTTATGCTGCCTGATATCTTGGCAGATGACAGCATGAATTTCCGGGATGTCGAAGTCATGAGACAGATCGTTGAGAATCTCAAGAATGGCGTGCAGCACTCGCTTGCATTGTTTCATCCGTCTTTACGTCTAACTTCGGGGTCATCGCATATTCATAATTCTTAG
- a CDS encoding LamG-like jellyroll fold domain-containing protein — protein sequence MIQANNVINGNIGRLRKQLGITQEQLANRLGVSYQAVSKWENGQSCPDILLIPMLADIFGVTIDELFGRNVHNFDLRKGLVLEYLFDGDVRDSSGEGRHGRLEGGKYGIDRFGRKGGALALDGRNHYVRIDQPPILSNDAFSISVWCYYDTHKILRGWHSAIVSQDGHNQNRAFQLSTKDEYITLHGFLREPDLSMNAKIVKEHWYHVTMTYEESRYRMYVNGRPVAERSGSFTPHNEEPMYIGRKSTDEPYFFFQGRIDDLRIYNRALQGCEIEALHVEGGYKPAPMPQVESVEEPIPVLEGLDDIRMIFTKDTIEAAADWYTRNLGFNILMQEEGFYMLTLYNSPNLLLECVKAREPESGQEASFIFKTNRDIEELRSYLSAAGARVEQIRDEGFAWFLDFSDPFGQAWIIMREKGSHPF from the coding sequence ATGATTCAGGCGAATAACGTGATTAACGGAAATATCGGCAGATTGCGAAAACAGCTCGGCATCACACAGGAGCAATTGGCTAACAGATTGGGTGTCAGCTATCAGGCCGTGAGTAAATGGGAGAATGGGCAATCCTGCCCGGATATCTTACTAATTCCGATGCTCGCAGATATATTCGGGGTCACGATTGATGAGCTTTTTGGCAGGAATGTCCATAACTTCGATTTACGGAAAGGCCTCGTACTGGAGTATTTGTTCGATGGTGATGTACGAGACAGCAGCGGAGAGGGACGACATGGACGGCTTGAAGGCGGAAAATATGGCATCGACCGCTTTGGACGGAAGGGCGGGGCTTTAGCGTTGGATGGCAGAAATCATTATGTCCGGATCGACCAACCGCCTATTCTTTCTAATGATGCCTTTTCAATATCCGTATGGTGTTATTATGATACGCACAAGATCCTCCGAGGATGGCATAGCGCAATAGTTTCGCAAGATGGCCACAACCAGAACCGGGCGTTTCAGCTTAGCACGAAGGATGAGTATATTACGCTCCATGGTTTCCTGAGAGAACCGGATCTATCGATGAACGCCAAGATCGTGAAGGAACACTGGTATCATGTGACCATGACTTACGAGGAATCCCGTTACCGAATGTACGTGAATGGTCGTCCCGTTGCCGAGCGTTCAGGCAGTTTTACACCACACAATGAAGAACCGATGTATATAGGAAGAAAATCAACCGATGAACCGTACTTCTTTTTCCAGGGACGTATCGACGACCTGCGGATCTATAATCGTGCCCTTCAGGGTTGCGAGATTGAAGCTCTCCATGTTGAAGGTGGTTATAAGCCGGCTCCAATGCCACAGGTGGAATCTGTGGAGGAACCCATTCCGGTTCTGGAGGGATTGGACGACATCCGTATGATCTTTACAAAAGATACAATTGAGGCAGCGGCTGACTGGTATACCCGGAATTTAGGATTCAACATATTAATGCAGGAAGAGGGCTTCTATATGTTGACGTTGTATAACAGCCCGAATTTGTTGTTGGAATGCGTGAAAGCAAGGGAGCCGGAATCTGGACAAGAGGCCTCGTTTATATTCAAAACCAATCGGGACATTGAAGAACTGCGTTCCTATTTATCTGCGGCTGGCGCGAGAGTTGAGCAGATTCGGGACGAAGGCTTCGCATGGTTTCTGGATTTTTCGGATCCTTTTGGACAAGCCTGGATCATTATGCGCGAGAAGGGTAGTCATCCGTTTTGA
- a CDS encoding endonuclease/exonuclease/phosphatase family protein — protein MRIPKITSLFMMLTFLTTAPLSASGELASAAEASSGPLRVMSFNLRYAANDSQPWENRRPVTKNLILEHKPDVIGTQEGLHRQIVDLENDLPGYDRIGVGREGGSLGEYMAIFYNRERLKPLEQSHFWLSDTPQTISSASWGNQIPRMATWVRFQDLQNGKTFYMVNTHLDHQSEVSRQKSAALIVDKMKAFASDIPIVVTGDFNTVPGSDTYSIFASNGLSDAQVTAKKRTNDDLGTFHNYKDPTGGGSGNRIDWILHSQGWNVLHSEIINYNEDGQYPSDHYPVLMEGTLQKSNKTTEETVPKLPLTTALHITEVVANSNEQGNYNYVEIYNPNDREIDLEGYQIYYYYDPALPFDKSKSNRWTITKDRFSTETIIRPNETKVIWIKKQPCCYDLSMEQFLANYNVASGDKLSPSQLLAVFTPGNNQGLNGTSTNGRALGISSPSGTHLIGVQFNNGQLDMGINESITYQEPEPLTSIMQKKETHQVPSPGQP, from the coding sequence ATGAGAATCCCTAAAATCACCAGCCTGTTCATGATGCTTACATTTCTGACGACGGCGCCGCTATCCGCTTCCGGCGAACTGGCAAGCGCGGCTGAAGCATCGTCGGGACCTTTACGCGTGATGAGCTTCAACCTGCGTTATGCCGCCAATGACAGTCAACCTTGGGAGAACCGCCGCCCTGTTACGAAGAACCTGATTCTGGAGCATAAACCGGACGTCATCGGGACGCAGGAAGGACTTCACCGGCAAATTGTCGATCTGGAAAACGATCTGCCAGGATATGATCGGATTGGAGTCGGACGTGAAGGCGGGAGCTTAGGGGAGTACATGGCGATTTTTTATAATAGGGAGCGGCTGAAGCCTTTGGAGCAGTCTCACTTCTGGCTGTCCGATACGCCGCAGACGATCAGCTCCGCCAGTTGGGGGAACCAGATTCCGCGGATGGCAACCTGGGTTCGCTTTCAGGATCTTCAGAACGGCAAAACCTTTTATATGGTCAACACGCATCTGGATCACCAATCCGAGGTTTCCCGGCAGAAGAGCGCCGCACTCATTGTCGACAAAATGAAGGCCTTTGCCTCGGATATCCCCATAGTTGTGACCGGCGATTTCAATACTGTTCCGGGAAGCGATACGTATTCGATTTTTGCAAGCAACGGGTTGTCGGATGCACAGGTCACCGCCAAGAAGCGAACCAACGATGACTTGGGAACCTTCCATAATTACAAGGACCCTACCGGCGGCGGCAGCGGAAACCGGATCGACTGGATTCTGCACAGCCAGGGCTGGAATGTCCTGCACAGTGAGATTATCAACTACAATGAAGATGGCCAATACCCTAGCGATCATTACCCCGTCCTGATGGAAGGTACCCTGCAAAAATCCAACAAAACCACCGAAGAAACCGTGCCCAAGCTGCCCTTGACCACGGCTCTGCACATCACTGAAGTGGTCGCTAACTCGAACGAGCAAGGAAATTACAATTATGTGGAGATCTACAACCCGAATGACCGGGAAATCGACCTGGAAGGATATCAAATCTACTACTATTACGACCCTGCCCTCCCATTCGATAAATCCAAGTCCAATCGCTGGACCATTACAAAGGATCGCTTCAGCACCGAAACCATCATCCGCCCAAATGAAACCAAGGTGATCTGGATCAAGAAGCAGCCCTGCTGTTATGACCTGAGTATGGAGCAGTTCCTTGCCAACTATAACGTCGCCTCCGGAGATAAGCTCTCGCCTTCTCAACTGCTGGCCGTCTTCACGCCGGGCAACAATCAGGGCCTGAACGGAACCTCCACCAACGGACGCGCTTTGGGTATTTCATCGCCTTCCGGTACGCATCTTATAGGTGTCCAGTTCAATAACGGACAGTTGGATATGGGAATCAATGAATCGATCACATATCAGGAGCCCGAGCCGCTGACGAGCATTATGCAGAAAAAAGAAACTCACCAGGTCCCTTCTCCTGGTCAACCGTAA
- a CDS encoding DinB family protein, whose product MDHEFNRKWLEEKFENIRSRTLKVLVQLNDEQVNWRPNHSSLSISTLIRHIEGNIQERVMKGILHQDVTRNREEELAQVFVSRDDLIQIVKNRFQFLIDTVKSMPGEDFEQVQSVRGKERSNLDILHQCATHYSEHMGQIFYIAKQCLEVQYKSTSI is encoded by the coding sequence ATGGATCATGAGTTCAACCGGAAGTGGCTGGAGGAAAAATTTGAAAACATCCGCAGCCGTACCTTAAAAGTGCTGGTGCAGTTAAACGATGAGCAAGTCAATTGGCGGCCCAACCATTCCAGTCTGAGTATATCGACGTTGATCAGGCACATCGAAGGCAACATTCAAGAGCGGGTCATGAAGGGGATTCTGCATCAAGATGTTACGCGGAACCGGGAGGAAGAGTTGGCACAGGTTTTTGTCAGCCGGGACGATCTGATTCAGATCGTGAAGAATCGGTTTCAGTTCCTGATCGATACGGTAAAATCCATGCCTGGCGAGGACTTTGAACAGGTTCAATCGGTACGCGGAAAAGAACGCAGCAACCTCGACATACTGCATCAATGCGCCACGCATTATTCGGAGCACATGGGTCAGATTTTTTACATCGCGAAGCAGTGTTTGGAGGTTCAATATAAATCCACATCGATCTAA